From the Oscarella lobularis chromosome 13, ooOscLobu1.1, whole genome shotgun sequence genome, one window contains:
- the LOC136194983 gene encoding integrin alpha-V-like, which translates to MLDRVLTGPLARGTFGYAIAAVGDVNLDGFTDIVIGAPFADDPTVYLYTTSLNGLVASPLQVIPSSSLNLNFSMLGFGAALAGGVDLDGNSYKDIVVGAFRSEKAVVLRSKPVAVIVATLDLSPQFLNYPNITDFEAKLCLRDARIIGESNLNVNYDIEVDKVQSDRGFIPRAWFNDTANLAKKSGTITVPACKTFSLTLRSQITKLVTPVTVDVTYRLPPEPKLPTSGGNPFIRALPSVLQKNADNSPLGVSESAYLLRGCRQDFICVPDLRLKGVTVTSSATQKEITFVSLGLDASISLRVLVDNQDEAAYAAKVSVTFSKELTLERVLLKTNLIVCSNETRDNNMIKYTCDIGNPLHTNQEADLTFVLLLAGLSLTTNEFSFTVEAQSTNPEKNTTLGDNTVVVTPPIQITKRADFGLQGTSKPSQVPIDPADPFGSGLTAPKTIEDAGRQVNISYFVRNRGPSPIPETIVSITWPQKTTDNRYLLYLTDVDVNGPAQCNAEELSLLNAGDLKEPTPSSNRGLIPTVKASSRGRREADQCGADGVYETACATFQCKVSGLSSGEKVEIRLRTRLFENTLLQDRIFLLNLSSVAVINFDSASDPVPFDTTGPKTLPKRMIVTTEIISAEKTVEEEEREPWVIPVVVVLSLLFLVLVIALMVWRGFFRRPAKEKLEEEKEELEHLNSKEKMIDVNGDGSEA; encoded by the exons ATGCTTGATCGCGTTCTAACGGGACCGTTGGCTCGTGGAACGTTCGGCTACGCAATTGCAGCggtcggtgacgtcaatttggaCGGCTTTACGG atatcGTCATTGGGGCTCCCTTCGCCGACGATCCCACCGTTTATCTCTacacgacgtcgctgaacggactcgtcgcgtcgccgcttcAA GTTATTCCATCGTCGAGCTTGAACCTCAATTTTTCGATGCTCGGCTTCGGCGCTGcgctggcaggcggcgtcgatttggacGGGAATAGCTATAAAG ATATTGTTGTTGGAGCGTTTCGGTCCGAGAAAGCCGTTGTGCTTCGATCGAAGCCCGTTGCCGTAATCGTTGCTACGCTCGACCTCTCGCCCCAGTTTCTCAATTATCCCAATATAACTGA CTTTGAGGCCAAGTTGTGTCTTCGCGACGCGAGAATCATCGGCGAATCGAATCTGA aCGTCAATTATGATATCGAAGTGGATAAAGTGCAAAGCGATCGCGGCTTCATTCCGCGAGCGTGGTTCAACGACACGGCGAATTTGGCGAAGAAAAGCGGCACGATCACCGTACCGGCCTGCAAGACATTCAGTCTCACATTGCGA AGCCAAATCACGAAACTGGTTACCCCGGTGACGGTCGACGTCACGTATCGTCTTCCTCCCGAGCCGAAATTACCGACGTCCGGAGGCAATCCCTTCATACGAGCGCTTCCGTCTGTTCTTCAAAAGAATGCCGATAATTCGCCTCTCGGCGTCTCCGAATCC GCTTACCTTCTCCGCGGCTGTCGTCAGGATTTTATTTGCGTTCCGGATTTGCGCTTGAAGGGCGTTACAGTGACCAGCAGCGCGACGCAAAAAGA GATTACTTTCGTGTCGCTCGGCCTGGACGCTTCGATTTCTCTGCGCGTGCTCGTCGACAATCAGGACGAGGCGGCGTACGCTGCCAAGGTGAGCGTGACGTTTTCGAAGGAGCTCACGTTGGAACGCGTTCTGCTCAAA ACTAATCTGATTGTGTGTTCCAATGAAACGAGAGACAATAACATGATTAAATATACGTGCGACATTGGAAATCCGCTGCACACTAATCAGGAA GCCGATCTCACTTTTGTTCTACTGCTCGCTGGCTTGtcattgacgacgaacgaatttAGTTTCACCGTCGAAGCTCAAAG CACCAATCCGGAAAAGAATACGACTTTAGGCGACAACACCGTGGTGGTAACGCCTCCTATTCAAATTACCAAAAGAGCAGATTTTGGCCTTCAAGG AACGTCGAAACCGTCTCAAGTGCCCATAGATCCCGCTGATCCGTTCGGTTCTGGACTAACAGCACCTAAAACGATCGAGGACGCCGGACGACAAGTCAACATTTCCTATTTC GTGCGAAACCGAGGTCCTTCGCCTATTCCGGAgacgatcgtttcgattACGTGGCCGCAGAAAACGACGGACAATCGTTATCTATTGTATCTTacggacgtcgac GTCAACGGGCCTGCACAGTGCAACGCCGAAGAGCTGAGTCTCCTCAACGCGGGCGAC CTTAAGGAACCGACGCCGTCCAGTAATCGCGGTCTTATTCCCACGGTGAAAGCGAGTTCTCGCGGAAGAAGGGAAGCGGATCAG tGCGGAGCCGATGGTGTCTATGAGACCGCTTGCGCGACGTTTCAATGCAAAGTCAGCGGATTGAGTTCGggagaaaaagtcgaaatcaGACTGCGAACGCGTCTCTTCGAGAACACTCTTCTTCAG GATAGGATATTTCTGCTGAATTTGTCTTCCGTTGCTGTTATTAATTTCGATAGCGCTTCGGATCCCGTGCCATTCGATACTACTGGACCAAAGACTTTGCCCAAGAGGATGATA GTGACTACCGAAATTATCAGTGCCGAAAAGACggtggaggaagaggagagagaacCATGGGTCATTCCGGTTGTAGTCGTTTTGAGCTTGCTCTTCTTGGTGCTTGTCATTGCTCTGATGGTTTGG cgGGGATTCTTTAGGCGTCCGGCTAAGGAGAAGctggaggaagagaaggaggaacTCGA